The Rana temporaria chromosome 13, aRanTem1.1, whole genome shotgun sequence genome has a window encoding:
- the LOC120920459 gene encoding toll-like receptor 2: MFPSTGWLMTLIVLTGALTRCQLACDVSTDGNMVTCKGRGLVGVPQNLSENLEYLDLSYNVISEIEADDFLRYPKLQILNLSYNNISYIENGTFQYNLFIRNLSLFNNSLMEIPHSSLENLRYLQILDLSNNFYERATLEDVFSSLVNLKDLSVGGPLISNILKDDFASMENISLIRFALKSKSSLDYYEPGAFSFLNMQNLWLDVAIDKNATLLGDMLKDLTNKSLNSLRFRNLFELSYYVGIEDIFSHLPYIGLRHLVFYRGKFNENLLRLVLQNVQRALIKNLYLISIDFARSPNAKKSEVTINNLYLDNLLIQDVTNPDILRFDWTFTWFNKVTNLSIINVNFNFVPCDAWGQMTNVVKLDISDNRLLATYLFNLLCKDNILPNIEIFNASNNIMRSLKTISLLTAQWPKLTYLDLRSNNLGSLNESCVWTSSLKVLILRDNLLKYEVFQCLPTTVEYLDLSNSHLDRLNMNYFDMATSLTQLILSNNKIKFITSSWNSPNLQVLALEGNSFGVIDKGSFQDLPQLKLLTAGNNPYHCTCDLYAFFTDTLKVGSLVLDDWPDYYYCFHPPHLLDTRIEYFQPGLLECNVGLVVAISVSVTAFVVIVCMLLCWRYDAPWYIRTTCQIIQMKYRSQKSDQSRIYDYHAFISYSYSDADWVRGVLLPHLENSNPPYKVCIHERDFQPGKWIIDNIIENIENSHKIIFILSHNFVNSEWCNYELYFAHQRAIGHAFEDVILVVKESVSMEDLPKRFHRLRKILRTKTYLEWPVEENRQPFFWVQLKSILGKGDSSLVGKESLSLVNDAIVGQESNSEEMVLSTEDSNVNSAENQT, from the coding sequence GAGGCCGATGACTTTTTACGATATCCCAAGCTACAAATTCTAAACCTGAGCTACAACAATATATCATACATAGAAAACGGAACATTTCAGTATAACTTATTTATAAGGAACTTGAGTTTGTTCAATAACTCTCTCATGGAGATTCCTCATTCTTCCTTGGAAAATCTCAGATATTTGCAGATCCTTGACTTGTCCAACAACTTCTATGAACGAGCCACTCTTGAGGATGTCTTCAGCTCTCTGGTGAATCTTAAAGATTTGTCTGTAGGAGGTCCTCTCATCTCCAACATCttaaaagatgactttgcttcTATGGAAAATATTAGTCTCATAAGGTTTGCTTTGAAATCCAAGTCTAGCTTGGACTATTATGAACCCGGGGCCTTCTCATTTCTGAACATGCAGAATTTGTGGCTGGACGTTGCTATTGACAAAAACGCAACACTACTAGGCGATATGTTGAAGGATTTGACAAACAAATCCTTAAATAGCCTCCGATTTCGAAACTTGTTTGAGTTGTCTTATTATGTGGGCATAGAAGATATATTTTCTCATCTACCATATATTGGATTAAGACACCTGGTCTTCTACAGAGGGAAATTCAATGAGAACCTCCTACGTCTAGTCTTGCAGAATGTCCAGAGAGCGTTGATAAAGAATCTTTATCTGATTTCCATTGATTTTGCCCGTTCTCCAAATGCTAAAAAATCTGAAGTCACCATCAACAATTTATATTTGGATAACCTGCTCATACAGGATGTCACCAACCCAGATATACTCCGATTTGATTGGACGTTCACTTGGTTCAACAAGGTAACCAACCTCAGTATCATTAATGTGAACTTCAACTTTGTTCCTTGCGATGCTTGGGGCCAGATGACCAATGTGGTCAAGCTAGATATATCGGACAACCGTCTCCTGGCCACCTACCTGTTCAACCTGTTGTGTAAAGATAACATTTTACCCAATATTGAGATATTTAATGCCAGCAACAATATAATGCGCAGTCTGAAGACCATCTCTTTGTTGACTGCTCAGTGGCCAAAGCTCACCTACCTTGACCTTAGGTCAAACAACCTTGGGAGTCTCAACGAATCTTGTGTGTGGACATCTAGCCTCAAAGTTCTTATTTTAAGAGATAATTTGCTCAAGTATGAAGTGTTCCAGTGTCTACCTACCACAGTGGAGTACTTAGACCTGTCCAACTCCCATCTTGACCGATTAAACATGAATTACTTTGACATGGCCACCAGTTTGACACAACTCATTCTCAGCAACAATAAAATCAAGTTTATAACGTCCAGTTGGAATAGTCCCAACCTTCAAGTGTTGGCACTGGAAGGCAATTCTTTTGGAGTTATCGATAAGGGTTCTTTTCAAGACTTGCCCCAGCTGAAACTTTTGACAGCGGGCAACAATCCTTACCACTGTACGTGCGACCTTTATGCCTTCTTTACAGACACTCTTAAAGTGGGGTCTTTGGTTCTGGATGACTGGCCTGATTATTATTACTGCTTTCACCCCCCGCATTTATTGGACACTAGAATTGAATATTTCCAACCAGGATTACTGGAATGTAATGTTGGATTGGTGGTGGCCATATCTGTATCGGTGACAGCTTTTGTCGTCATTGTCTGCATGTTGCTGTGTTGGAGATACGATGCACCATGGTACATCAGAACAACTTGCCAAATAATCCAAATGAAATATCGATCACAGAAGTCTGACCAGAGCAGAATCTATGACTATCATGCCTTCATCTCTTACAGCTATTCAGATGCTGATTGGGTAAGAGGGGTTCTCCTCCCTCATCTGGAGAACTCCAACCCACCCTACAAAGTATGTATCCACGAGAGAGACTTCCAACCAGGGAAATGGATCATCGATAACATAATCGAGAACATTGAGAACAGCCACAAGATCATCTTCATTCTGTCACACAACTTTGTCAACAGCGAGTGGTGTAACTACGAGCTGTACTTTGCCCACCAAAGGGCCATTGGCCACGCATTTGAGGATGTCATCCTGGTGGTCAAGGAAAGTGTTAGCATGGAAGATCTGCCAAAAAGATTCCACAGGTTACGGAAAATCCTTAGGACAAAAACCTATTTAGAGTGGCCTGTGGAGGAAAACAGACAACCCTTCTTTTGGGTCCAGCTCAAGAGCATCTTAGGAAAGGGCGACTCAAGCCTTGTAGGTAAAGAAAGCTTATCCCTGGTGAATGATGCTATCGTAGGGCAGGAGAGCAACTCAGAGGAAATGGTATTATCTACAGAGGACAGCAATGTGAATTCAGCTGAAAACCAGACTTAG